A single Henriciella sp. AS95 DNA region contains:
- a CDS encoding 23S rRNA (pseudouridine(1915)-N(3))-methyltransferase RlmH — protein sequence MRITIISVGKLKSGPEFDLCEDYLDRFRKTGRSLGFRSADVIEVDSGGGLDAEAERLLSKIPAGAQSIRLDEFGKSWRSTDFSQYLAQLRDQGQPDLCFLIGGAEGYGDALKAVVPQKMAFGVQTWPHRLVRAMLAEQLYRAASIEAGSPYHKD from the coding sequence ATGCGGATCACAATCATCTCGGTCGGAAAGCTGAAATCCGGCCCCGAATTCGATTTGTGCGAAGACTATCTCGACCGCTTCCGCAAAACGGGGCGTTCGCTCGGGTTTCGCAGCGCAGATGTTATTGAAGTCGATAGCGGCGGCGGGCTTGATGCCGAAGCCGAGCGACTTCTTTCAAAGATTCCGGCAGGCGCCCAATCAATCCGTCTGGACGAGTTCGGTAAGTCATGGCGCTCGACCGACTTCTCGCAATATCTCGCCCAGTTGCGAGATCAGGGTCAGCCCGACCTCTGCTTTCTGATTGGCGGCGCTGAAGGCTATGGCGATGCTCTAAAGGCGGTGGTTCCGCAAAAGATGGCTTTTGGCGTGCAAACCTGGCCTCATCGACTGGTGCGCGCCATGCTGGCTGAGCAGCTTTACCGCGCCGCAAGTATCGAGGCTGGCTCGCCCTACCACAAAGACTGA
- a CDS encoding DUF1810 domain-containing protein, producing MADLERFRQAQQGVYETALGEIQTGRKRSHWMWFIFPQIEGLGQSAMSQKYAIRSLDEAVRYLRDPLLGTRLRDITAALLTHSDKSATDIMGTPDDMKLGSSLTLFHLAAPDDPIFQSALNVFFDGTLDPLTRERVQY from the coding sequence ATGGCTGATCTTGAGCGATTTCGGCAAGCCCAGCAAGGCGTCTACGAAACGGCGCTTGGCGAAATCCAGACTGGCCGAAAACGATCCCACTGGATGTGGTTCATTTTCCCTCAGATAGAGGGCCTTGGACAATCTGCGATGAGCCAGAAATACGCAATACGTTCCCTCGACGAGGCGGTTCGATATCTGCGTGACCCGCTCCTGGGCACGAGGCTGAGAGACATCACCGCTGCCCTTCTGACCCACAGTGACAAAAGCGCGACCGACATCATGGGCACGCCTGACGACATGAAGCTGGGCTCCTCGCTGACGCTGTTTCATCTTGCTGCTCCGGACGACCCGATATTTCAGAGCGCACTCAACGTGTTTTTCGACGGCACGCTAGACCCTCTCACCCGCGAACGGGTTCAATACTAA
- the rsfS gene encoding ribosome silencing factor — translation MVPRNRDKGIKTLPSTSTQPIKAAKASIDDIRALADTVINSLEDDKAEDVTVIDLQGKSSLADIMVIASGRSARHVASIADHLAQTVKEATGRPVKLEGLPNADWVLLDVGDIIVHLFRPEVRAFYNLEKIWSDDSAHGHA, via the coding sequence ATGGTGCCCAGGAATCGAGATAAAGGAATTAAGACCCTGCCTTCCACGAGTACGCAGCCCATCAAGGCCGCCAAAGCTAGCATTGATGACATTCGCGCGCTGGCCGACACCGTCATCAACAGTCTTGAAGACGACAAAGCTGAAGACGTCACCGTCATCGATCTTCAGGGCAAGTCATCGCTCGCAGACATCATGGTCATCGCGTCTGGCCGCTCAGCCCGGCACGTCGCTTCCATCGCCGATCACCTTGCCCAGACTGTCAAGGAAGCCACGGGGCGACCGGTGAAGCTGGAAGGCCTGCCAAATGCCGATTGGGTTCTGCTCGATGTTGGTGACATCATCGTGCACCTCTTCCGTCCTGAAGTGCGCGCCTTCTACAATCTCGAAAAAATCTGGTCCGACGACAGCGCGCACGGCCACGCCTGA
- the nadD gene encoding nicotinate (nicotinamide) nucleotide adenylyltransferase, with product MFGGSFNPPHSGHLHVAETALKRLRLDWVYWLPARGNPLKSKPADFYERVHQVRELIGHNPRMFVSDFEHWANVRYTIDVLNTFTRHSPKANFVWLMGADSLRNFHDWRAWQAIAETIPICVVSRPEAGPRALRAPFARRYANCRLRERNAALLPNCTAPAWVYLKAPYDWTSSTQLRRNPQKR from the coding sequence TTGTTTGGCGGGTCATTCAATCCGCCGCACTCGGGACACCTGCATGTGGCGGAGACAGCGCTGAAGCGTTTGCGCCTCGACTGGGTTTACTGGCTGCCCGCGCGTGGCAATCCGCTGAAATCCAAGCCGGCTGATTTTTATGAACGCGTGCATCAGGTCCGCGAACTCATTGGCCACAATCCGCGCATGTTCGTCAGCGATTTCGAGCACTGGGCTAATGTCCGTTACACGATCGACGTGCTGAACACCTTCACGCGGCACAGCCCGAAAGCGAATTTCGTCTGGCTCATGGGAGCTGACAGCCTCAGAAACTTTCACGACTGGAGAGCGTGGCAGGCAATCGCGGAGACCATCCCGATCTGCGTCGTTTCACGCCCTGAAGCGGGACCACGCGCGCTGCGAGCCCCATTTGCCAGACGGTATGCGAATTGTCGGCTGCGCGAACGAAATGCCGCCCTGTTGCCGAACTGTACCGCTCCGGCCTGGGTGTATCTCAAAGCTCCCTATGACTGGACTTCTTCGACCCAACTGCGGCGCAACCCGCAAAAACGCTAG
- a CDS encoding glutamate-5-semialdehyde dehydrogenase, which translates to MTMISSTKHPSLQDQMLEIGRRARTASTRLASLTAADRTRGLNAMADALESSKDFILDANKRDMAAAKSKGLTDAMLDRLMLDGERLRGVANAVRAVAKLDDPVGSEIARWTVPSGLDIARVRTPLGVIGIIYESRPNVTADAAALCLRSGNAAILRAGSESLQSALAIATALRSGLEGAGLPADAIQLVDTPDREAVGHMLTGLEGKVDVIVPRGGKGLVARVQQDARIPVIGHLEGLCHAYIDVDADPDKAVNVVFNAKMRRTGICGALETLLINKSVASQLLPAIAAPLRDAGCELRGDEAAREILPDMVPATDEDWRTEYLAPILSVRIVDDLDDALRHIATFGTGHTEMIITENTSTAERFLLTVDAGIVLHNASTQFADGGEFGMGAEIGIATGRIHARGPVGAEQLTIFKYVVRGTGQTRP; encoded by the coding sequence ATGACCATGATTTCGAGCACCAAACATCCATCGCTCCAGGACCAAATGCTGGAGATTGGCCGCCGCGCCCGTACGGCGTCCACTCGCCTCGCCTCTCTGACAGCGGCAGACCGGACTCGCGGCCTGAACGCGATGGCAGATGCGCTTGAGTCTTCAAAAGACTTCATTCTCGACGCCAACAAACGCGATATGGCGGCCGCCAAATCCAAAGGTTTGACCGACGCAATGCTGGACCGGCTGATGCTGGATGGCGAGCGTTTGCGGGGTGTTGCCAATGCCGTTCGTGCCGTTGCCAAACTAGACGACCCCGTCGGCAGTGAGATCGCGCGATGGACCGTTCCATCCGGGCTCGACATTGCGCGGGTGCGCACGCCGCTTGGCGTGATCGGCATCATCTACGAATCCCGGCCGAACGTAACAGCCGATGCAGCGGCGCTCTGCCTGCGCTCGGGGAATGCCGCAATCCTTCGAGCCGGAAGTGAAAGCCTTCAATCGGCCCTCGCCATTGCAACGGCGCTGAGGTCAGGTCTGGAAGGCGCAGGCCTGCCAGCCGATGCGATCCAGCTTGTCGATACGCCGGATAGAGAAGCGGTTGGCCACATGCTGACCGGCCTTGAGGGCAAGGTTGATGTCATCGTACCGCGCGGCGGAAAAGGGCTGGTCGCTCGTGTCCAGCAGGACGCGCGCATCCCTGTCATCGGCCATCTCGAAGGCCTCTGTCACGCTTATATCGATGTCGATGCCGACCCGGACAAAGCCGTGAACGTGGTCTTCAATGCGAAGATGCGGCGGACGGGTATCTGCGGCGCGCTCGAAACGCTTCTCATCAACAAGAGCGTTGCCTCGCAATTGCTGCCGGCCATCGCTGCTCCGCTTCGTGATGCAGGCTGCGAGCTGCGCGGCGACGAGGCGGCTCGCGAAATCCTGCCAGACATGGTTCCGGCAACGGATGAGGACTGGCGTACGGAATATCTCGCCCCGATTCTCTCAGTCCGGATCGTCGACGACCTCGACGACGCCCTGCGCCATATCGCAACGTTCGGGACTGGCCATACCGAAATGATCATCACCGAGAATACAAGCACTGCAGAGCGCTTCCTGTTGACGGTGGACGCGGGCATTGTCTTGCACAACGCATCGACACAATTTGCCGATGGGGGCGAGTTCGGCATGGGTGCGGAAATCGGCATCGCCACCGGTCGTATTCACGCGCGGGGGCCGGTCGGCGCTGAACAGCTCACCATCTTCAAATATGTTGTACGCGGCACGGGACAGACCCGTCCGTGA
- a CDS encoding TrkH family potassium uptake protein, whose translation MQLRAVIFAIGLMIALLGAAMIPSALLDIADGTEQWHVFLISAAISILIGAGLAVLVGGAPPSTGAREAFLLTVMIWIVLPVIATIPFLNYGMSFTDSMFESVSGLTTTGATVMTGLDTTSRGILLWRAILQWIGGIGIIVTAIAILPMLRVGGMQLFQIESSDMSGKFLPRITEITAQTGIVYVIISSVCAISYAACGMSAFDAIAHAMTTMSAGGYSTHDTSFGYFSDTPAAYAATVFMFVAGLPFSLLALMIIHGRWRPMFTDPQPRLYAFLAVGFATVIVVWHEAVVDPPIFNHIFHGFRQALFNIISIMTGTGYASAPYDTWGEPAVVIFLIATFLGGCAGSAACGIKMFRLEISFKAVLAYASQIVRPNRVVRVRYAGRVVSSDTLQSVMVFVFLYLATFIIATILLSMTGLDLLSAISASATSVSNVGPGLGPLVGPSSTFQDIPEVAKWICFITMLMGRLEFVAVFTLMTARFWKG comes from the coding sequence ATGCAATTGCGCGCCGTCATATTTGCCATCGGACTGATGATCGCCCTTCTCGGCGCGGCCATGATTCCGTCAGCCCTGCTGGATATCGCAGACGGCACCGAACAATGGCACGTCTTCCTCATATCGGCCGCCATCAGTATCCTCATCGGCGCTGGACTCGCCGTCCTGGTTGGCGGCGCCCCGCCATCGACGGGGGCGCGAGAAGCCTTTCTTCTGACCGTGATGATCTGGATCGTCCTGCCTGTCATCGCGACGATCCCGTTTCTGAATTACGGCATGTCGTTTACCGACTCCATGTTCGAGTCCGTGTCAGGCCTCACCACAACCGGCGCAACGGTCATGACGGGGCTAGACACCACGTCACGGGGCATCCTTCTGTGGCGGGCTATCCTGCAATGGATTGGCGGCATCGGCATTATCGTGACCGCGATCGCAATCCTCCCGATGCTTCGCGTGGGCGGTATGCAGCTTTTCCAGATCGAAAGCTCTGACATGTCCGGCAAATTCCTGCCGCGAATCACCGAGATCACGGCTCAAACCGGCATTGTTTACGTCATCATCTCATCGGTTTGCGCGATCAGTTACGCCGCCTGCGGGATGAGCGCTTTCGATGCGATCGCTCACGCCATGACCACAATGTCTGCAGGCGGGTATTCGACGCATGACACGTCATTTGGATATTTCAGCGACACGCCGGCTGCCTATGCGGCGACCGTCTTCATGTTTGTCGCCGGCCTTCCCTTCAGCCTGCTGGCGCTCATGATCATCCATGGCCGCTGGCGCCCGATGTTCACCGACCCCCAGCCGCGGCTCTACGCCTTCCTGGCCGTTGGGTTCGCGACAGTGATCGTGGTCTGGCATGAAGCTGTGGTCGACCCGCCTATTTTCAATCACATCTTTCACGGTTTCCGGCAGGCACTCTTCAACATCATCTCCATCATGACCGGCACTGGCTATGCGTCGGCGCCTTATGACACCTGGGGCGAGCCGGCGGTTGTCATCTTCCTCATCGCAACATTTCTGGGTGGCTGCGCCGGGTCTGCAGCCTGTGGGATCAAGATGTTCAGGCTCGAGATTAGCTTCAAAGCGGTGCTGGCTTACGCCTCGCAGATCGTTCGTCCCAACCGCGTTGTCCGTGTGCGCTACGCTGGCCGCGTTGTTTCGTCCGATACGCTTCAGTCGGTGATGGTGTTTGTGTTCCTGTATCTTGCGACCTTCATTATCGCGACGATCCTGCTCTCAATGACAGGGCTCGATTTGCTGTCAGCAATCTCCGCCTCTGCGACAAGTGTTTCCAATGTCGGCCCCGGACTTGGGCCTCTGGTCGGTCCGTCGAGCACGTTTCAGGACATTCCCGAAGTCGCTAAATGGATCTGCTTCATCACCATGCTGATGGGCCGTCTGGAGTTCGTGGCCGTCTTTACGCTGATGACGGCGCGTTTCTGGAAGGGCTGA
- a CDS encoding division/cell wall cluster transcriptional repressor MraZ → MFVSTYETSLDAKGRVSVPAPFRAALAGGSRIFLWPAIDGSGCLEGGGDELMTLYRQTLARMAPNDPNRRAFMHTIFTRSADLKMDDTGRISIPATLLEAAGIEKKLVFAGAFDRFHVWEPSRFAAFDAQMAETALNNQDAMAEPFQQAMAAGGLPGLGNGGGE, encoded by the coding sequence GTGTTTGTTTCCACCTATGAAACATCGCTTGATGCGAAAGGTCGGGTCTCTGTGCCCGCTCCCTTCCGCGCGGCGCTTGCTGGTGGAAGTCGCATTTTTCTCTGGCCTGCGATCGATGGTTCCGGTTGCCTTGAAGGCGGCGGTGACGAGCTGATGACGCTGTACCGCCAGACGCTGGCCCGTATGGCGCCCAATGACCCCAACCGGCGCGCTTTCATGCACACGATCTTCACCCGCTCTGCCGACCTGAAGATGGATGACACGGGCCGCATCTCGATTCCTGCCACCCTGCTTGAGGCTGCCGGTATCGAAAAAAAGCTTGTCTTCGCGGGTGCGTTTGACCGCTTCCATGTCTGGGAGCCGTCACGCTTTGCCGCCTTCGATGCGCAAATGGCCGAAACGGCCCTGAATAACCAGGATGCCATGGCTGAGCCGTTCCAGCAGGCCATGGCGGCGGGCGGGCTTCCAGGGCTCGGAAACGGGGGAGGTGAGTAA
- the rsmH gene encoding 16S rRNA (cytosine(1402)-N(4))-methyltransferase RsmH: MAHVPVLLNEVVEAMAPRDGDVLVDGTFGGGGYARALLAAADCTLIGIDRDGDAIRRAMEIAKSQPRLVPLLGQFGDIKQLLASASMPAVDAITLDLGVSSFQLDEAERGFSFMRDGPLDMRMGQSGPSAADVVNQMDERDLATIFFRLGEEKQSRRIARAIKERRLKSPFTSTLDLANLIEETLGGRRGSRTHPATRSFQAIRMFVNDELGELARALTASEEVLKEGGRLVIVTFHSLEDRMVKLFMRERSGLQGGGSRHMPEKLDGPRPSFEMPSKKAVEPSDAEIQANPRARSSRLRVAVRTDAPPMALPVSTGVDLPDLSGLEAAS; encoded by the coding sequence ATGGCGCACGTCCCGGTTCTGTTGAATGAAGTCGTTGAAGCGATGGCGCCGCGCGATGGCGACGTGCTTGTCGATGGCACTTTTGGTGGCGGCGGTTATGCCAGAGCGCTTCTTGCTGCCGCCGATTGCACGCTGATCGGTATCGACCGCGATGGCGATGCGATCAGGCGTGCCATGGAGATTGCGAAATCGCAGCCGCGTCTCGTTCCGCTTCTGGGGCAATTCGGCGACATCAAGCAGCTTCTTGCCAGCGCCAGTATGCCTGCCGTGGATGCCATCACGCTTGATCTTGGCGTCTCATCCTTTCAGCTGGATGAGGCCGAACGCGGCTTCTCTTTCATGCGCGACGGGCCACTGGATATGCGCATGGGGCAGTCCGGGCCGTCGGCAGCAGACGTCGTCAATCAGATGGATGAGCGCGACCTTGCGACGATTTTCTTCCGCCTCGGTGAGGAAAAACAGTCCCGTCGTATCGCGCGCGCCATTAAAGAGCGTCGCCTTAAGTCTCCTTTCACTTCAACCCTCGATCTTGCCAATCTGATCGAGGAAACGCTCGGTGGTCGGCGCGGCTCACGCACGCATCCGGCAACCCGCTCGTTCCAGGCGATCAGGATGTTCGTGAATGATGAGCTTGGAGAACTTGCCCGCGCACTGACAGCTTCAGAAGAAGTCCTGAAAGAAGGCGGCCGGCTCGTCATCGTGACCTTCCATTCACTGGAGGACAGGATGGTGAAACTTTTCATGCGGGAGCGCTCAGGTCTTCAGGGCGGCGGCTCCCGTCACATGCCCGAAAAACTGGATGGGCCGCGCCCGAGCTTCGAGATGCCATCAAAGAAGGCGGTCGAGCCTTCAGACGCCGAAATCCAGGCCAATCCTCGTGCGCGCTCTTCACGTTTGCGCGTTGCCGTGCGAACCGATGCGCCGCCTATGGCGCTGCCTGTGTCCACCGGTGTTGATCTGCCGGATCTTTCCGGGCTGGAGGCCGCATCATGA
- a CDS encoding septum formation initiator family protein, producing the protein MSRRALIVGVAIIGLLIFSLYRAKYGARESAEEIAAVEAEIDEAIRERRVLLGELSHLSRQEWVEEYARSELGMVPARAEQFARPEDLDHLIGPPAADDEAGEPRSEREGGNDG; encoded by the coding sequence ATGAGCCGCCGTGCCCTCATTGTCGGGGTGGCGATTATCGGTCTCCTCATCTTCAGCCTGTACCGCGCAAAATACGGCGCCAGGGAAAGCGCCGAGGAAATTGCCGCTGTCGAAGCCGAAATCGATGAGGCGATTCGCGAACGCCGCGTTCTTCTCGGCGAGCTCAGCCATTTGTCGCGGCAGGAATGGGTTGAGGAATATGCTCGCTCGGAACTCGGAATGGTGCCCGCGCGCGCTGAGCAATTCGCCCGCCCAGAGGACCTGGATCATTTGATCGGTCCGCCTGCTGCGGATGATGAGGCTGGCGAGCCCCGCAGCGAGCGGGAAGGGGGCAATGATGGATGA
- a CDS encoding penicillin-binding protein 2, producing MMDDLRFSGPTEGASMRAKLVSLGVCLGFAVIAGKAGMVAMTPQSSHGGASRAFEEPVRRADIVDRNGQLLATSVAVYSLFADPRAIWDPAEVATGIGSIFPDIDVDALTADLSDKERAFVWVRRGLTPRQRQAVYELGLEGLDFREESRRAYPRGTLAGHILGYAGTDGQGLAGVEYAMDSELLVRSDPLKLTIDSNVQFALEAELAAAAGEYEVEGGAGVVLNARNGEVMGLASWPPIDPNRVLELDRDDPARLNRAVGALFELGSVYKPLTVAAALDTGAIRPSDRFDVREPLTISGRTIHDDHPISGQASPTRIVADSSNIGTVKIAIMLGARRQQEMLAAVGLFNRSPIELAGSAAPLLPEQFDDIHAATVSYGHGIAVSPMAFATAFSVFANGGEVVEPTIVLDGKRRRTRRVMSAPTAAVVTQMLREAVVDGTGSHAEVAGYRVAGKTGTAEKPVAGGYAEDDNISSFAAIFPADSPDYVVLIVLDAPKAGAGRGRTAAYNAAPTVGRVIERVAPMLGVEPKFEDLGRGESPMVRSVSQRRSSL from the coding sequence ATGATGGATGATCTCCGCTTCTCCGGGCCGACTGAGGGCGCCTCAATGCGCGCCAAGCTCGTTTCGCTCGGTGTTTGTCTTGGGTTTGCTGTCATTGCTGGCAAGGCCGGCATGGTCGCGATGACGCCTCAATCGTCTCACGGGGGCGCATCCCGCGCCTTTGAAGAGCCCGTTCGCCGCGCTGACATCGTCGACCGCAATGGTCAGCTTCTGGCGACGTCGGTCGCTGTCTACTCGCTGTTTGCTGACCCGCGCGCCATCTGGGATCCGGCTGAAGTTGCCACAGGCATCGGCAGCATATTCCCGGATATCGACGTCGATGCGCTGACGGCAGACCTGTCGGATAAGGAGCGGGCATTTGTCTGGGTGCGCCGGGGGCTGACGCCGCGCCAGCGCCAGGCTGTTTATGAGCTCGGGCTAGAAGGTCTCGATTTCCGGGAAGAGAGCCGCCGCGCCTATCCGCGTGGAACGCTCGCCGGACACATTCTCGGCTATGCTGGCACGGACGGGCAAGGTCTCGCCGGTGTCGAATACGCCATGGATTCTGAGCTGCTCGTCCGTTCGGACCCGCTCAAACTGACGATCGACTCCAATGTGCAGTTCGCGCTCGAAGCTGAACTTGCGGCGGCGGCGGGTGAATACGAAGTCGAGGGCGGCGCGGGCGTGGTGCTGAATGCGCGCAATGGCGAAGTCATGGGGCTGGCAAGTTGGCCACCTATTGATCCGAACCGCGTGCTCGAGCTTGACCGCGATGACCCAGCCCGGCTCAACCGGGCGGTTGGCGCACTTTTCGAGCTTGGATCGGTCTACAAGCCGCTGACGGTTGCGGCCGCGCTCGACACTGGCGCAATCCGACCGAGCGACCGCTTCGATGTTCGCGAGCCGCTGACGATTTCCGGGCGCACCATCCATGATGATCACCCGATTTCAGGCCAGGCTTCGCCAACGCGCATCGTTGCGGACAGCTCGAACATCGGCACGGTGAAGATCGCGATCATGCTCGGCGCGCGCCGTCAGCAGGAAATGCTGGCTGCGGTTGGCCTGTTCAATCGCTCGCCGATTGAGCTGGCGGGAAGCGCTGCGCCGCTGCTGCCGGAACAGTTCGATGATATTCACGCCGCGACTGTCAGCTATGGTCACGGTATCGCTGTCTCGCCAATGGCGTTTGCGACGGCCTTCTCCGTGTTTGCCAATGGCGGAGAGGTGGTCGAACCGACCATCGTTTTGGACGGCAAGCGTCGCCGCACGCGCCGCGTCATGTCGGCGCCAACCGCGGCCGTTGTGACGCAGATGCTGCGGGAAGCGGTGGTGGATGGCACAGGCTCTCATGCGGAGGTTGCCGGCTACCGTGTGGCGGGCAAGACCGGCACCGCCGAAAAGCCCGTCGCTGGCGGCTACGCTGAAGACGACAACATCTCCTCATTCGCAGCAATCTTTCCAGCTGACAGCCCTGATTATGTCGTATTGATCGTGCTCGATGCGCCCAAAGCAGGAGCAGGCCGAGGACGAACAGCTGCATATAATGCTGCGCCGACGGTCGGCCGGGTGATCGAACGGGTTGCGCCGATGTTGGGTGTCGAGCCGAAATTCGAAGATCTGGGCCGCGGTGAAAGCCCGATGGTCCGCTCCGTCTCTCAGAGAAGGAGTAGTCTATGA
- a CDS encoding UDP-N-acetylmuramoyl-L-alanyl-D-glutamate--2,6-diaminopimelate ligase: MNLSALFPGLDSNAGTEVTGLTADSRKVQPGFVFAALKGVAADGRDYIPQAIEKGAVAIIGHDLPDVSPAIAIEVEEPRLALATASAAYYARQPQTVVAVTGTNGKSSTVDFLRQIWETSGLTAASMGTLGAIGPQGHIDLGHTTPDPVAIHETLALLADQGVTHCAMEASSHGLVQYRLDAVKLSACAFTNLTQDHLDYHTDMDDYRAAKMRLFTELMPAGAPAVVNADSPERGAFEAGAKAASLKPVLVGWRGEDLKIEELMPRATGQKLFLKWRGEAFEVELPLIGEFQALNALTAAGLALALEAPLSGVCEGMSKLKPVKGRLEFVGETADGAGVFVDYAHTPDGLDVLIRAARPHTAGKLVVIFGCGGDRDRKKRPLMGEIAAKHADVVIVTDDNPRSEDPASIRKAIFEAVPNGVEIGDRGEAIRRAIADLKAGDTLLIAGKGHETGQIIGSTVIPFSDQDTAKAALEGVKA, translated from the coding sequence ATGAATTTGAGTGCGCTTTTCCCCGGACTGGACAGCAACGCCGGCACTGAAGTGACGGGCCTCACCGCCGATAGCCGCAAGGTGCAGCCGGGTTTTGTGTTTGCAGCCCTGAAGGGTGTCGCTGCGGATGGCCGTGATTACATTCCGCAAGCCATTGAAAAAGGCGCTGTCGCGATCATCGGCCACGACCTGCCCGATGTGTCGCCCGCTATCGCTATCGAAGTCGAGGAGCCGCGCCTCGCTTTGGCCACCGCGTCAGCGGCCTACTATGCGCGCCAGCCACAAACTGTAGTCGCGGTAACCGGCACAAATGGCAAAAGCTCAACGGTCGATTTCCTTCGCCAGATCTGGGAGACATCAGGCTTGACGGCGGCGTCGATGGGTACGCTCGGCGCGATTGGTCCTCAGGGACATATCGATCTCGGCCACACCACGCCTGACCCTGTCGCCATTCATGAAACGCTGGCGCTGCTCGCCGACCAGGGCGTGACGCATTGTGCAATGGAAGCCTCGTCTCACGGCTTGGTCCAGTATCGTCTCGATGCCGTGAAGCTCTCTGCCTGTGCCTTCACGAACCTGACGCAGGACCATCTCGACTACCACACCGACATGGACGACTACCGGGCTGCGAAGATGCGCCTGTTTACCGAGCTGATGCCTGCCGGCGCTCCAGCTGTCGTCAACGCTGACAGCCCTGAGCGGGGTGCTTTCGAAGCCGGCGCAAAGGCGGCCAGTCTCAAGCCGGTTTTGGTTGGCTGGCGCGGCGAAGACCTCAAGATTGAAGAGCTGATGCCGCGCGCCACGGGGCAGAAGTTGTTCCTGAAATGGCGCGGTGAAGCGTTCGAGGTGGAGCTGCCTCTGATCGGTGAGTTCCAGGCGTTGAATGCATTGACAGCAGCGGGCCTTGCCCTGGCGCTGGAGGCTCCGCTGAGCGGTGTCTGCGAGGGCATGTCGAAACTGAAGCCCGTGAAGGGGCGTCTTGAGTTCGTCGGCGAAACCGCTGACGGCGCTGGTGTTTTTGTCGACTATGCTCACACGCCAGATGGTCTCGATGTCCTGATCAGGGCGGCTCGTCCGCACACGGCGGGAAAGCTGGTTGTGATCTTCGGATGCGGCGGCGACCGTGACCGCAAGAAGCGTCCGCTCATGGGCGAGATCGCTGCCAAACATGCAGATGTGGTGATCGTCACGGACGACAATCCGCGTTCTGAGGATCCTGCCAGTATCCGGAAGGCGATTTTCGAAGCCGTTCCGAATGGCGTTGAGATCGGTGATCGCGGCGAAGCGATTCGTAGAGCCATCGCAGATCTCAAGGCTGGCGACACGCTGCTCATCGCAGGCAAAGGCCACGAAACCGGACAGATCATCGGCTCCACCGTCATTCCATTCTCAGACCAGGACACCGCCAAAGCCGCGCTTGAGGGGGTGAAAGCATGA